One Pirellulales bacterium DNA segment encodes these proteins:
- a CDS encoding glutathione peroxidase, with product MNIYDIEVVAIDGRQQTLADFRGQSLLIVNVASRCGFTPQYAGLESLYRQYKNRGFSVLGFPCDQFGHQEPGSEAEIQQFCTAKYEVSFPLFAKIEVNGPGTHPLYQFLKGEKSGILGTAAIKWNFTKFLLNRQGEVIQRYAPVTTPDKITVDIEQLLQSNSTHA from the coding sequence ATGAATATATACGACATTGAAGTCGTTGCCATCGATGGTCGCCAGCAAACACTGGCCGACTTTCGCGGACAATCTTTATTGATTGTCAACGTGGCCAGCCGTTGTGGGTTTACGCCGCAGTACGCCGGACTGGAATCTCTTTACCGGCAATACAAAAACCGAGGCTTTAGCGTGCTGGGGTTTCCATGCGATCAGTTTGGTCATCAAGAGCCAGGCAGCGAAGCAGAAATCCAACAGTTTTGCACGGCCAAGTACGAAGTCAGCTTTCCTCTCTTTGCAAAAATAGAAGTGAACGGCCCGGGAACACACCCTCTGTACCAGTTTTTGAAAGGCGAAAAATCGGGCATTCTAGGCACGGCGGCCATTAAATGGAATTTCACCAAGTTTCTCCTGAACCGACAGGGCGAAGTGATCCAAAGATACGCACCGGTCACCACGCCCGATAAAATCACCGTCGATATTGAACAGCTGCTGCAATCAAATAGTACTCATGCTTGA